attttttttttttttttttttttccccagtttttaACATCTAGGTCAAAGCTAAAAGGACTacatttgctgtttaaaaaaaaaaaagatacctaTGGATCTGGTAGGACTTCGCAAATATTTTCCAATTGTATTCTGACAGACGCTATTTATTAATAGCCATACAAATATAGGTATCTGGTGCGTAATCTATAGTATATTAATATGCTTCCAGATGTGAACAAGAATGCTTCTAAATGAATATGTTCATTTCTCTGCTCTAATTTTGGCAGAGAAGAGATAGGTAAAGTATGTCTTGGCATGAGTGTGTATGTCTGACATGATTATTGTTCTGTGTGTATTTGTAGCAAAACTTACATAAAAGTTCTTTATGCTGGGGGGGGAAACATTTTGTGCatgttttgtgaaaaattttgtttaagCCTGTTTTATACTTGTTTTTCTACTGAGTGGTTCAGTTCTGCTAGTAAGGGCAGTTGTTGCTGAACTGATGCAGAAAAGTTAATAAAAGAAATCCAAGTTCCTACTGCTCTCTAAAGTGCCTTACTGACTAGTCTTAATTAGAACAAAATTTCGAATTCTGAAATGGGTCATGTCTTCCACCTAGAGAAAAATGTGTAGATTTATCAATATTTGCTGAAGAGCTGGCTGAGGAGACACATCTTTAAAACCAGCATAGTATCGTTCCCGATTCAGGTCTTTCCCAGTGTAAAATTGCCACGGAAATTTATCATTTGCTTTTTGGGGGGAAGAGTAATTCCAAATTGTTGCCTGTTTAGCTCTTTCTCAGTGTGCAAGATGAAATTAGAAAGAAGATGTAGCCTCCAGTGGAGTagaacagagaaatgaaaacttaATCCAAGCTACATGCTGTGTTTGGAATTTTTATTACAGCTCATAAAAGTAGTGAACTTTTTGATTACACTTTCATAAAATTCATTAGGATCGCTTCTGTGCACTGGTTGGTGAGTGTAAATTAAGTATGTGAAAGTGATCTAGACATAGCAAAATAGGCAGGACTACTGttgaaaaccaaacaagaatAAACAGAGATATAAAGCATCAGAAAGCTGTGGGATGACTAGCTCTTTTTCACATAAGTTTAATAGGTAGATGATAGAATGGATGCTTCTTTCTAAATGCAATTGTATTTAATTATCTTATTTTAtgcattaatatattttcaagcagtcattttaataaataaaaatacaatagaTGTTAAAGCCCATATAAgtatacaaagaaaaatgtgctaGGTacaaaaggttttatttttttaatctctgggTTCAGTTGACATTTAGTGATATAGAGGATAGTAGCAGTTTTTCTGATCAGCAGAACCCTAAGACACAAATGAACCATACAGTACATACAATTTATTTGCATTGCTGTAAAATAACAGTAGGGATTCCAGTTTATTTATACcttggttttgttcttgtttattgtttttaaataaataatagctTTTCAGGTACATAAGAGGAAAgtggtgggtttgttttttttttggggggggtgggggtgtttatttttttagcagtgTTTTACTTTTGACTTTTATATATTACTGGCTTGTGAAACATATAACCTGAACATGTCCTCAGAATGTATGTGTTGATATTTTACTCTTAACACCTTTTTTCTTCAGGGAGTTTTCTATACTGTAAAACTGTTGTCTATTTCCAAATGAAGTTTCTTGAAACGCCTCCAAAGCAAACTAAAGCTGGAAACCCTATCCATCACAAAAATAtagatttaaaaagagaagaaagtaactttagatttttctggttttgtttttcccacaGAAGTGCACCGTGTTTGTAGCTTTTCTTAAGAAGAAGAATTAATAGGGAAGGTGCGCTTACTAAAATCTCATGCATTTGTGAGAGTGGTCAGAATGCAAGAAATGGAAATTGAGATTTACATTGACAGTTAGAATCGGTAATATTCATATACTAACTTGCAAGAGGGGATGTGTATTGCCGATCTCATCAGCGCTTGCCCTAATCCTCATACAGTAGCTAACCAATTTCCTTTAGTGATTAACCTTATTTCAGAGATCTGGTCTCAGCGTATCTACTTGCCAGATAGGAAGTGGATTTGCTTGCATTCCATTGAATACAtaggtttttttcaaagatttcttcccttcctgctcAGCTGTTCATTATCAACCTCTACTCTTGGAAGATTAAGTCTCAAAGACAGAACATAAGATTAAGATAAAATTAGTTTGATTTTCTGTATTCATCAATAGGATTGCTTACATAGGATGGTATAGAAAGATGcctgtttaaaaaatagatgTCTGTTTGACCTCTGTCTATTGACTCTTGAGCTCTCTTTAAATTTGAAAACTGTTTAAAGTTACTAAGAATCCATGCACTGATACAGGTcgggggctgatctactggagagcagctctgcagagaaggacctgggtgttctggtggacaacaagttcaccatgagccagcaatgtgcccttgtggccaggaaggccaatggtatcctggggtgcattaggaataatgtggccaacaggtcaagggaggttctcctacccctctacatggccctggtgaggccacatctggagtactgtgtccagttctgggccccccagttcaagaaagataaggaattactggagagagtccagcgaagggctacaaagacgatcagaggactggagcatctcttatgaggagaggctgagagagctgggtctgttaagcttggagaagagaagactgagaggggatcttatcaacacttacaaatatcttacaataccttaggggtgggtgtcaagaggaggggaccagactcttctcagtgagcccagtgacaggacaaggggcagttggcacaagctgaaacatgggaagttccttctgaatatgaggaggaacttctttactttgagggtggcagagcactggaacaggctgtccagggaggttgtggagtctccttctctggagatattcaaaacctgcctggatgcaaccctgtgcaacatgctctaggggaacctgctttggcagggtgttggactagatgctctccagaggtccctaccaacccttaaccattctgtgattctgtgatttagctTAATACCAGCAACACGTGGGAGAGTTTGAACTCTACTGCTCAGTCTTGTTACTGACAACTGCTGGAGTAGAAACTTCATCTTTAATGTGTATCGACTGTGGTTTACATGTTGAAAAGGTATTTCTGCAATGCTTTCCCTCCTGTGCGTGTATCatttattttaggaaagcaCTCGCCTGTTCTCTGACAGGCATTTGCAGTTGAGGGTAGTGGTGTTACTTGCACTTGTATGATACACTTCAATCACAGCAGTAAGAGTGACCTAAACCTTTTTCTTTACCACATCAATTGTGTCACCTTGTGTGACACTGGCAAATACCAAGCTTTCTGTAGTTTTAAACTAAGGAGATTATTGCATAAATTACAGCAGGCTATAATAAAGTTGTCTAAAGCCAAATATTAAGAACTCTTGAGAATTACTTTTGAGTTGTGCCATTGTCATGTCAGTTAAATGACTATAAAGAATTAAATCTTTGATACCAGTGTGGTAGTTTGTGTGCAGTTTTTCTGCAGAACACAGTGAAAAAACTTTCCAGATGTCACTTAGTTCTGTAAGGATGTATCTAGTGAAGAATACTGTAAatgaagttgcttttttttttttttcagatccaAGTTGTCtgcgtgtgtatatatatacacacatatatacacacatatgtttatatatatataagatcCCTTAAATAGGGAGAAAAGCATATGAAATAGCTTTTATTCCTGGGTTAGAAgacattttttgtttattctcatATTCTcttaaaaacactgaaacaatttGAATGCCTTCagttgataatgcagagatgtggTACCTTGAAGTaagcagagcagaaattttCCTAGGATGTGTTGAGGGCTGTGTACCTGTAGCTCTTCTTTGGGTGGACATGGGCCAAATTTAGAACCCCTTCAATGGCTGAAGGATTTTCAGAGACATTTAAAAACCTCCAGGCCCCCAAAAGTGAAGCTGCTGTTTGTGTGATCTAGCTTAAAACATTGAGGAACTTAACTCCATGAAGAGGCAGTACTTTACCCCATTCAGAAAAGACATCTCTTGACTGAGACAGACAAATTAGGTTATGCACAGCTTTGTAACAACAGGCTCTAAACACTCTTCTGCACAGAAGAGGTGTGTTTTTAATACAGGTAGCAGGTAGAAAGAGAATAGTGCGATGGTTGGCATACAGCTCTAGTCCAAGTGCTAGCCCCTCTCACAAGAGGATCCTTGCATTGGGAGTTGCGGGTGTAGGTGTCTCTTCCCTTTGGGGTGACTTTCCTAGAGGACAGTGCAGAGAAGTGCTGGAACTTCAGAGGAGCATCACAATGATACAGATCAGCAAGAGGCAAATTAAAATCAGGCAGAAATTCACAAAAAGCTCTTGGAGCCTTTGGCGTGCTTGTGGGTTGACCTCAATAGTTGAGGCTCTCCTCAGAGCAGAGCGGGTTATGTATTGGACCTTCTCCATGGCAACAAGAAAGCAGAGGGCACAAATCAGAGGTTTTAGGAGtgcaggaaagaagaaaagttgtCAGGAACAGTGCAAAGTGCCTattatcttctctttttgttttagaCAGCCTTTGTGGAGCTGGGAAAGCAGGAAAGTGAAGAGTTAGAAATGCAGAAGTGTTTTGATGAGTGCAAATAgagattgttttaaaattctaaaaagCCTGAAATCAATAGATTGCCTTTACAgtgcttttaatttaaagcagGATTCATGCTGTATTGTGCTTCTCCTCCTGAAGGCTACCGAGCACCTGCTTCTTAGCAGTGGTGAGGAATTGTAAAATGGAAATTGTGGCTATGTGGGATTTACTCAGATCATTGCTTTAGATCCTAATCTCTCCATCCTTCACAGTCAGTGGAAAGGCCATGGATTACTTCCCTCCACACCGCCCTCCCCATCCCCCCCGCCCTCTTTGTTTGTTCAAGCAGACGTGAAGGCTAATCAGATTTACCAGTACCTTGTtttggaagagaggaagagaaatcttGTTGAAGCATTTCCATTCCAAGTAAAAGTACTTTATGGTGCGTATTTAAAAGCTATGCATCACTGTTACAGGGAATTTTAGTAGTcaacagacaaaacagaatAAGGACTAAAATTTTTCTATATATACATGTGGGACCATGTGTTACAAAAGGTAGGTGCAAAGGCAGGGAGGACCACTCTGAGGAACAAATTAAAGCATGTACATAACTTTGTCTATTAAGTGagtgttttatttcaagtatattttctccctttttaatgGCAGATGGAAGCACAGGGTGTCAATTTGTCTTAAAACTCCCAATAAGTAGTTGTGGTGTAAAACCCTCCTGTATGAACCTTCCATGGAAAGAGGCTGGCTTGCTAAGCATGTTTGCTTAGCTCATAGCGAGGTGGATTCTGTAGGGGCTATCGCAATgtgaaaaagttgttttcaaCATGATGATGACATATGTATCTCTCAAACTTTGCTCCTGAAGCTACACTTGCCACTAAATGTTTTACAGATGTATAACATGGTATCTTTGACAGAAAGCCTCtccttgtcttttttgtttcaataaataaaattcctaTCTACTACCATATGCCACATAAAGGAAAACCATTGCTTAGATATGCACTGCCTAAATAACATGATCGTGACTGAATCAGAGATACTTTGTTGTCCACAAATGTGTCTTTAGATGGGCTTAAATGGAAAaccttaaaatgaaacagaagtgtttttcagactcttctttttttattccctccAGGTGGGGCTGTAGTCAAATGGTGTTGTATGAGCAGAATACGTGTGCTTTCAGTGGCAGTGTTGGTACTTaaaaagagacttttaaaaGGAACCAGATTACGCATGGATATTTTAATACCTTTAGAGGATTCCATGTGATGACATCTCCTCCGAAAATTAAACTTCAGATTTTGTTCTGATGTTTTGAGCTATAGTTGATCTTAACTTTATTGTGAACAAAACACACACCAGGAACTTACTTTCATAGTGACtataatttttcagctttgtttgaCTTTATGCTGTACCTGGTTTTGTCTGTTTAAGCAGTTAAAGTGCTTGCCAGGTATATTCTGCTTAGTCTTGGCTGGTCACTGTCTGCCCCAAGTGCAGTAAAAGCAAGACACGCACAGGAATTCTCAAGTGACTTTGCTGAAGGCACATTTGTTCTCCCAgcccagtacaggctggggtgCATTAGGCTGTTTATCCTCTTCTAGACAAGGCAGGGTAGGTAAACCACTAACGGATTTACGCTAGTACAGAGAAGTTTGTGTAGCTAGCTCGTGTGACGGACACTGCACAGAGAACAGTATTTCCTGAGGATGACTTCATCACACCTCGCTATGCCATTTTTTAATACAGGGCGTGTGCAACCTGTGGGCTTTGAGCTGTGCGTGACCTGCTGTAGCAACATATCTGTCTTCTTCGTGGCTGCCCTCCGAAGGATTGGTACAGCTTGAGTTTTTACCTGTGTATGTGCACAATAAGTCCCTTTCTGTGCACAGCATTAGATTTACTGTACATATGCAAGCAGCTGCACTGCTTTGTTGCTGCGTATGTTTCACTTGCATGACTCAAGGAGTGGGACCTAGGGCTTTGAAGTGCTTCCATTAAAGGCAATATTAGTTGGTTGGGCGTCATAGGTGCAAGGCCAACACAGGTGAGGAGAGACAGCGAGATCTCttggagaggggggaaaaattattcttcccTTTGGAATGGGTGAGGGATGTTTCTGAGGGAGCAGGCAGTAGGTCAGAAGGCTCAGTCGAGCTGTCACACTGACATTAGCTGTTCAAACATACAATACCAGACAGACTACAAGAAagggtcttaaaaaaaaaggaaggtagTGTAAGTTAAAATGTATACCTTTTATGCCTAGAAAACAGTGTAAAGAAGGGATGAGGAAAGATCAAAATAGACTAACTTGGTTTTCTTGATTTAAAAGCTCATATGGAACTGGAAATGTTTAAAACGCCTACACGTTGTTTTACCTACTAAGCCTGTCTGTGGGAGTTTTCTTATAAGCAAAGGAAGCAAATTCTGTGTCTCTATTTCAACTAGTTTGTCTTTACAAGTGCATGGCTTCAACGAATAAACACATACCTTGCTTGTTAATCCTCCATGGTGCTGTCACCCACCTAAAGTGTGCATGAAGAGAAACAGATTCAGTAACACAGCTGCTATCAAGGGTGGCTATCAAGGTCAAAGTGGACAGCCTGAAAAACAATTACACTGAAATGAAGGCTGATCATTGCCACAAATAGTAGCTGTTCTCTGCTGTTTAGTCCCCTGACTGTGTTTTAGGTCAGTATTAAGAAGTATTATGCATGCGCACACCACTTCTTGAAAGGAAAGCGCAGCAAAAGGGCAAGGTATAATTGACCTTTTCTAGAAGTCAAACAGCGTTGCAGTCATGCGTGACAAGACCAAGTATTCCACAAGAGAAACTGCTGGCTGCATTGCTATACAGTTGTGTGCTTCATCCAGTGTTGTTAATGGACATGAAAGGCTTGTCTTGCACACAGCGCGAATCTGCGGCAAGGGGTCACGTGGCTGAGCCTGTATGTTGCTATGTAGGGGATCCCCTACACCTGGTGCCCTAGAATGAGTCACATGTGACTGTTTCCCTGATTTGTATTAggttatttttatctttgttccTGGGTGTCCTTCACAATGAGAAGGAGGTATGTGACCAAAGTGAAAACTGTGGGCCACACTTGTTCCTGGTGCAACTGCATTGACTCCATTGAAGTCACACGGGATGGATTTGGCTCCTTTGGAAATGCCACAGCAATTTTAGACACAGCCTGCTTCCTGTCATATGTTTACTAAATGCAGCAGTGATATCAGTGGAATAGAAGAGGTTTGACATATTTGATTTGTTGCTATCCCATACCACCGAGTGAAGCCCTGAAAAGGCATTGTTAAAACGTAATACTGCGAATAGTATGTTGCATAGATTTTTACAATGACATCTCCCCAAAACCCAGTAATTCAGTTTCAtccattgaaaaataaatgtcttaaTAGCCATAAACATAGTGATGCAAAAAGTACAATCAAGCTATGTGATCCTTGATGTAGTACATGTTTAGAACTGTTACCAAAAATTACCTGGCCTAAGAAATTCCTGTAGCTGTTTGTGTGAGCAGTAGGCATCCTCTGAATGTTCAGAGGAGGTAAGTTTAAAGATTTGTGTGTATAGTGCCAAAGCAAAGAAGAACCCTGCATGCAGGACTAAATGCTGCGAGTTGAATTGAATCTGGAGCCCCTTGTCACCATTATCTGTGAATTGTGTGGCCCCCAGAGGAGAAGacattgcagaattttaaaGCTCTGCCtgtgcacagcagctgcagttGATGTGTAGGCATGGTTGTCATCTTTGCTGGCTGTC
This region of Nyctibius grandis isolate bNycGra1 chromosome 1, bNycGra1.pri, whole genome shotgun sequence genomic DNA includes:
- the PLN gene encoding cardiac phospholamban yields the protein MEKVQYITRSALRRASTIEVNPQARQRLQELFVNFCLILICLLLICIIVMLL